From Amphiura filiformis chromosome 20, Afil_fr2py, whole genome shotgun sequence, a single genomic window includes:
- the LOC140142100 gene encoding uncharacterized protein, producing the protein MVLQRTRREWDYLDPQVCKYCRRVFYNRQRRYLRHLRHHELSIIPYWYDYKRARESKVRKEKFNKYVYKPVTNKSSVISVIVTSRPKKINKASSSVTRRDKVDAGHVSLSFTNESSDNHNVQEGILSPSGSPSVTYQAEHMPPSLASKSSHHYKAPKRVSLPLVTARDKFLEGHVSLASTNDSSRHEKHVKGLVSPSLSRESSNNDKVTAMSPILTVDSSHRHKVQTGHLSTSWTCEYQYDHEGFTSSVRVETHFKEKSDKSIYLKECFANPTNFDTPEQMHTARRPYKCQYCSKDLSNLSDLIAHKRIHTQKKLYRCQYCHKSFIRSRNLQKHEEIHTKQTICNIGFSPAKDAVGLPKRIDTTEEPCKCERSCTCLRHMSNLIVDKKARTDEMYSCPYCNKGFTTSSKLKVHERQMHTTEKPFKCQHCNKAYTQSHYLKKHESIHTESYKCQYCSKILSSAGHLRRHERIHNKVNIDLKPNKCQYCNKGFARANELKRHERTHTTDKKARTDEKMYRYPCPYCYYGCNYPSLLKVHVRRKHTKEKPYKCQYCYQGFADSSSKTLHEWIHFSDKPNKCRYCNKSFARSNDMKRHERTHTKEKPYSCKYCNKTYAQSHNLQKHEWTHTESYNCQYCSKTLSSAGHLRRHELIHNKVDTSSMEKHEQTHTKEKKIHKCQYCCKGFTRSSNLQKHERIHTKPMKCQICNRGFANSDNLNRHVRIHTNETPYKCQFCNKRLQTNDQLKKPRTNTHFGKTLQMSILR; encoded by the coding sequence ATGGTTCTGCAGCGAACACGAAGAGAATGGGATTACCTTGATCCTCAAGTGTGTAAATATTGTAGACGCGTGTTCTACAATAGACAACGCCGTTATCTGCGGCATCTAAGACATCATGAGCTTTCAATTATTCCATATTGGTATGACTACAAACGTGCACGTGAATCAAAAGTAAGGAAAGAGAAATTCAACAAATATGTTTACAAACCCGTTACCAATAAATCATCAGTAATATCAGTAATAGTTACCAGCAGGCCAAAGAAGATAAATAAGGCTTCATCATCTGTGACACGTCGTGACAAAGTAGATGCAGGACATGTGTCACTGTCATTTACAAACGAGTCTTCAGATAATCACAACGTTCAAGAAGGAATCTTATCACCATCCGGGTCACCATCAGTGACATACCAGGCAGAACATATGCCACCGTCATTGGCAAGCAAGTCTTCACATCATTACAAGGCCCCAAAACGAGTTTCGTTACCGTTAGTGACAGCTCGCGACAAGTTTCTGGAAGGACATGTGTCACTGGCCTCTACAAATGATTCTTCACGTCATGAGAAACATGTGAAAGGACTTGTGTCACCGTCATTGTCTCGCGAATCTTCAAATAATGACAAGGTTACGGCAATGTCTCCGATATTAACTGTTGATAGCTCGCATCGGCACAAAGTCCAGACAGGACATTTGTCGACATCATGGACATGTGAATATCAATATGACCATGAAGGCTTCACAAGTTCAGTCCGCGTGGAAACACATTTCAAAGAAAAGTCAGATAAAAGTATTTACCTCAAAGAATGCTTCGCCAATCCAACCAACTTTGATACTCCTGAACAGATGCACACGGCACGGAGGCCTTATAAATGTCAGTATTGTAGTAAAGACTTGTCTAATTTGTCTGATTTGATAGCACATAAAAGAATACACACCCAGAAAAAGCTCTACAGATGCCAATACTGTCATAAAAGTTTCATACGGTCACGTAACTTACAAAAACATGAAGAGATCCACACCAAGCAGACAATATGCAATATTGGCTTCTCACCAGCCAAAGATGCCGTGGGATTACCCAAAAGGATCGACACTACAGAGGAGCCTTGCAAATGTGAGCGTTCATGTACCTGTTTGCGACATATGTCCAATTTGATAGTAGACAAAAAAGCGCGCACGGACGAGATGTATTCATGCCCATATTGCAATAAAGGTTTCACTACATCAAGCAAATTGAAAGTACATGAGCGACAGATGCACACCACAGAGAAACCTTTTAAATGTCAACATTGCAACAAAGCCTACACACAGTCACATTACTTGAAAAAGCATGAATCGATCCACACTGAGTCTTATAAATGTCAATATTGCAGCAAAATCTTGTCTTCCGCCGGTCACTTGCgacgacatgaacgtattcaCAATAAAGTAAATATTGATCTCAAGCCAAACAAATGTCAATATTGCAATAAAGGCTTCGCACGGGCAAATGAGTTGAAAAGACATGAACGGACCCACACCACAGACAAAAAAGCGCGCACGGACGAGAAGATGTACCGGTACCCATGCCCATACTGTTACTACGGCTGCAATTATCCAAGCCTATTGAAAGTACACGTACGACGGaaacacaccaaagagaaaccttataaatgtcaaTACTGCTATCAAGGCTTCGCAGATTCCAGTTCTAAGACACTACATGAATGGATCCATTTCAGCGACAAGCCAAACAAATGTAGATATTGCAATAAAAGCTTCGCACGGTCAAATGACATGAAAAGGCATGAAAGGacccacaccaaagagaagccttacagttgtaaatattgcaacaaaacCTACGCACAGTCACATAACTTGCAAAAACACGAATGGACCCACACTGAGTCGTATAATTGTCAATATTGCAGTAAAACCTTGTCTTCCGCCGGTCACTTGCGACGACATGAACTTATTCATAATAAAGTAGATACGAGTTCAATGGAAAAACACGAGCAAACCCACACGAAAGAGAAGAAAATTCACAAATGTCAATATTGTTGTAAAGGCTTCACACGATCGTCTAACTTACAAAAACATGAACGAATCCACACAAAGCCTATGAAGTGCCAAATCTGCAATAGAGGCTTCGCAAATTCAGATAACTTGAACCGACATGTACGTATCCATACCAATGAAACGCCTTACAAATGTCAATTCTGTAATAAAAGGCTTCAAACAAACGACCAGCTTAAAAAGCCACGAACGAATACACACTTTGGAAAAACCTTACAAATGTCAATACTGCGATAA
- the LOC140142101 gene encoding UDP-glucuronosyltransferase 2A3-like isoform X2 yields MPAIPPSGGIRMYCNPVNPAYSPELFTGYLHQMTFTQRLKNTIYSIFQRQLSKITYRYLDELKQKYNINPEISTFETLSQAEIWFIYGNFVLDFPRPYQPNVISVGGITANPARPLAKDLEDFMQSSGNNGIIVFSMGSYVTAMDTHMVDVFADAFAKLPQNVISKSAGQPPTTLPANVKMLEWLPQNDILGHPKTRLLICQCGINSVFEAIYHGIPVICIPVQSDQWDNAKRLEVKGVGLQLDLRSLTSDVLIQAVETVLRNDSYQSKMSRLSNIFHDEHLPAPQRTVYWMEKVVRHGGVSHLRTSAFDLNVIQYSLIDVYSFLGIVMLVSVVTFIYLWILLCRFASRCCYTKRERQKTE; encoded by the exons TGGCATACGGATGTATTGTAACCCGGTAAATCCCGCTTACAGCCCGGAGTTATTTACCGGCTATTTGCATCAAATGACCTTCACACAGAGGCTAAAAAATACCATATACTCCATATTTCAGCGGCAACTGTCGAAAATCACTTACAGATATCTTGATGAACTGAAACAAAAGTACAACATAAACCCGGAGATTTCAACATTTGAAACTTTATCCCAGGCAGAAATTTGGTTTATTTACGGCAATTTCGTGTTAGATTTTCCGCGTCCATACCAACCAAACGTTATATCTGTTGGAGGTATTACAGCAAACCCAGCTCGACCACTAGCAAAG GATCTGgaggattttatgcaaagttCTGGCAATAATGGAATCATTGTATTCTCCATGGGAAGCTACGTCACTGCCATGGATACACACATGGTGGACGTGTTTGCCGACGCCTTTGCTAAGCTTCCACAAAACGTCATCTCAAAGTCAGCTGGACAACCACCGACCACTCTACCTGCCAATGTGAAAATGTTAGAATGGCTACCGCAAAATGATATTCTAG GACATCCGAAGACCCGCTTACTGATTTGTCAATGTGGTATCAACAGCGTGTTTGAGGCCATCTATCACGGCATTCCGGTGATTTGCATTCCGGTACAAAGTGATCAGTGGGACAATGCTAAGCGTCTTGAAGTTAAAGGTGTCGGCTTACAACTTGATTTGAGATCTTTAACGAGCGACGTTTTAATCCAGGCTGTGGAAACTGTGTTAAGAAATGACAG TTACCAATCCAAAATGAGTCGACTTTCGAACATCTTCCATGACGAACATCTGCCGGCTCCACAACGCACTGTGTATTGGATGGAGAAAGTTGTCAGGCATGGAGGAGTTTCACATCTTCGAACATCTGCATTCGATCTTAATGTCATTCAATATAGCTTGATTGACGTTTATAGTTTTCTTGGAATAGTCATGTTAGTTTCAGTAGTTACTTTTATTTATCTATGGATTTTGCTTTGTAGATTTGCATCACGATGCTGCTACACTAAACGGGAAAGGCAAAAGACTGAATAG